From a single Miscanthus floridulus cultivar M001 chromosome 8, ASM1932011v1, whole genome shotgun sequence genomic region:
- the LOC136477615 gene encoding uncharacterized protein: MMVISTSLLVVLGFAAVAEATVPAASTVVAGMVFCDQCKDGARGLFDYPLYGARVAIQCGGGDTPLTVRESNTNWFGGFSVRMEGSPDMNRCTARVVQGTGHCGGAATSAGGGGAPRELTLAFRMLGLALYTVPPLLSQPEEAMDFCPGHERSRRGGRPPVAQAPAPASSSPLPPFWRRRPRLLPPVWRKPPTNLPQEQPPHQPQPEPQPQVRRPPPPPPTAPSQGSACTYDMWASPDHRCHWKVLTPNTTVAMAFGPLAAQRYGSELTLGEALEGRGDMYRTLLREATAALLNAYYNAPGGPFLYPTTAGVMDHMNGALLSSGQRVLLEGARFRRANAGGGGPAGRTRLPCDFTPCGSCAPPPAD; the protein is encoded by the exons ATGATGGTCATCAGCACCAGTCTGCTGGTGGTGTTGGGATTCGCCGCGGTGGCGGAGGCGACGGTGCCGGCGGCCAGCACGGTGGTGGCCGGCATGGTGTTCTGCGACCAGTGCAAGGACGGCGCCAGGGGACTCTTCGACTACCCGCTCTACG GCGCGCGCGTGGCCATCCAGTGCGGTGGCGGCGACACCCCGCTGACGGTGCGGGAGAGCAACACCAACTGGTTCGGCGGCTTCTCCGTCCGCATGGAGGGATCCCCGGACATGAACCGCTGCACGGCGCGCGTCGTCCAGGGGACGGGACACTGCGGGGGCGCCGCGACGTCCGCCGGAGGCGGGGGAGCGCCGCGCGAGCTCACACTCGCCTTCCGCATGCTGGGCCTCGCGCTCTACACCGTGCCGCCGCTGCTCTCACAGCCCGAGGAGGCCATGGACTTCTGCCCGGGACACGAAAGGTCAAGACGCGGCGGCAGGCCACCAGTCGcccaggcgccggcgccggcttCCTCTTCTCCGCTCCCGCCCTTCTGGCGCCGCAGGCCAAGGCTTCTGCCGCCCGTCTGGCGAAAACCGCCAACGAATTTGCCGCAGGAGCAGCCCCCACACCAGCCACAGCCAGAGCCACAGCCACAggtgcggcggccgccgccgcctcctccaacGGCACCATCGCAGGGCTCCGCCTGCACCTACGA CATGTGGGCGTCGCCGGACCACCGCTGCCACTGGAAGGTGCTGACCCCGAACACGACGGTGGCCATGGCGTTCGGGCCCCTGGCGGCGCAGCGGTACGGGTCGGAGCTGACGCTCGGGGAGGCGCTGGAGGGCCGCGGCGACATGTACCGGACGCTGCTCCGGGaggccacggcggcgctgctcaacGCCTACTACAACGCCCCCGGGGGTCCCTTCCTGTACCCGACCACGGCCGGCGTCATGGACCACATGAACGGCGCGCTCCTCAGCTCCGGCCAGAGGGTGCTCCTGGAGGGCGCGCGCTTCCGCAGGGCCAATGCCGGCGGTGGAGGACCAGCCGGACGGACAAGGCTGCCGTGCGACTTCACTCCCTGCGGCAGCTGTGCGCCTCCTCCCGCTGACTGA